Proteins from a genomic interval of Flammeovirgaceae bacterium SG7u.111:
- a CDS encoding rhodanese-like domain-containing protein, which produces MKLIKSKKYILGLGLVALPIFFLPYKQLAYQVFLHTSIYEHTVPLIPPQEVSLKQDIILDIRSPKEFGVSHLPYAQFVDYDSFDVSKLPSIEKDKKIVVYCSVGYRSERIGEKLQEAGYTNVHNLEGGIFQWVNQELEVVDSAGSTQNIHPFSKDWGFWLRNGNQVME; this is translated from the coding sequence ATGAAATTAATCAAAAGCAAAAAATATATACTGGGGCTGGGCTTGGTTGCCCTGCCCATTTTCTTTTTACCCTACAAACAGCTTGCCTACCAAGTATTCCTGCACACATCTATCTATGAGCATACCGTCCCCCTCATCCCCCCTCAGGAAGTCAGCTTGAAACAGGATATCATTTTAGATATCCGAAGCCCTAAAGAATTCGGCGTAAGCCACTTGCCTTATGCACAATTTGTTGATTACGATAGCTTTGATGTTTCCAAGCTCCCATCCATTGAAAAAGACAAAAAGATCGTGGTCTATTGCTCGGTGGGCTACCGAAGCGAGCGGATAGGGGAAAAGCTGCAAGAAGCAGGCTACACCAATGTCCATAACCTAGAGGGCGGTATCTTCCAATGGGTAAATCAAGAACTGGAAGTAGTAGACTCAGCTGGGAGCACCCAAAATATCCACCCATTCAGCAAAGACTGGGGCTTTTGGCTCAGAAATGGCAATCAGGTGATGGAGTGA
- the map gene encoding type I methionyl aminopeptidase produces the protein MSITKEAELIGMKKISEVVGTTLRRMREYAQVGMSTKELDEYGGSILKSYGAKSAPYETYNFPGYSCISVNKEAAHGIPSDKTILKEGDLINIDVSAELNGFWSDNGGSFVLGEDIHNHQPLVDASKQILRKAIDNIRGGIKIADIGHLIETNARKAGFKVIKNLAGHGVGRSLHEAPEDILNYKVRSNRERFKKNTTVAIETFISTGSTIAVEKKDGWTLVGNLGGYVAQHEQTILITDSSPVILTKSNEIWD, from the coding sequence ATGTCGATTACAAAAGAAGCCGAACTAATCGGCATGAAGAAGATCAGTGAAGTTGTTGGGACTACCTTAAGACGCATGAGAGAATATGCTCAAGTCGGTATGTCCACAAAGGAACTAGACGAATATGGTGGCTCTATTCTAAAAAGTTATGGGGCAAAGTCTGCTCCTTACGAAACCTATAACTTTCCTGGCTATTCTTGCATCAGTGTGAATAAAGAAGCGGCTCATGGCATCCCTTCTGACAAAACAATTCTAAAAGAAGGGGATTTGATTAACATAGATGTCTCGGCCGAGCTCAATGGTTTTTGGTCTGACAACGGAGGCTCTTTCGTTTTGGGGGAAGATATCCATAACCACCAACCGCTTGTCGATGCCTCCAAACAAATTTTGCGCAAGGCTATTGATAACATCAGAGGTGGAATTAAAATCGCCGATATAGGACACCTGATAGAAACGAACGCAAGAAAAGCAGGTTTTAAGGTTATCAAAAACTTAGCTGGTCATGGCGTTGGCAGAAGCTTACACGAAGCACCTGAAGACATCCTGAACTACAAGGTACGAAGCAACCGAGAAAGATTTAAGAAAAACACAACCGTAGCAATAGAAACCTTTATTTCAACAGGCTCGACTATCGCAGTTGAAAAAAAGGATGGCTGGACCTTGGTTGGAAACCTTGGAGGTTATGTAGCCCAACACGAACAAACCATCCTTATAACAGATTCCAGCCCAGTTATTTTAACCAAGTCAAATGAGATTTGGGATTAG